Proteins encoded by one window of Dietzia sp. B32:
- a CDS encoding shikimate kinase has protein sequence MSDPARPVAVLVGPPGAGKTTIGRKLARRLDVPFRDADLLIEEAEGRSIPEIFASDGEPYFRGIEERIIGDALASFDGVLSLGGGAVLSAATRERLRGHRVVHLTIGVAEGVRRSRGPGRPLLAGGDATARYQALLTERSPLYREVAWTTVSTERRSSGKVVTDIVDRLESGDPHLRSAGRT, from the coding sequence ATGAGCGATCCGGCACGACCGGTCGCCGTCCTCGTGGGGCCGCCCGGTGCCGGCAAGACGACCATCGGCCGCAAGCTCGCCCGGCGACTGGACGTACCGTTCCGGGACGCCGACCTCCTGATCGAGGAGGCCGAGGGCCGGTCGATCCCCGAGATCTTCGCCTCCGACGGCGAGCCGTACTTCCGTGGGATCGAGGAGCGGATCATCGGTGACGCCCTCGCCTCGTTCGACGGCGTCCTGTCCCTCGGGGGCGGGGCGGTCCTGTCGGCGGCGACCCGGGAACGCCTACGGGGCCACCGCGTCGTCCACCTGACGATCGGGGTGGCTGAGGGGGTGCGCCGGTCGCGGGGGCCCGGTCGTCCCCTGCTCGCCGGAGGCGACGCCACGGCCCGGTACCAGGCACTGTTGACCGAACGGTCCCCGCTGTACCGGGAGGTCGCCTGGACCACGGTGAGCACCGAGCGACGCAGTTCGGGCAAGGTGGTGACGGACATCGTCGACAGGCTCGAATCCGGCGACCCGCACCTGCGGAGCGCCGGCCGGACGTGA
- the aroC gene encoding chorismate synthase yields the protein MISDVLKWTTAGESHGQALVTIVEGVIAGVEVTSDEIASQLARRRLGYGRGARMKFEADAVRVLGGVRHGRTMGSPVAIEVGNSEWPKWEQIMSADPVDPEAIDDKARAARLTRPRPGHADFSGMLKYDFDDARMVLERASARETAARVAAGTVARAVLRDVLGVEVLSHVISIGASEPYVGPEPTYADLEAIDASPVRAFDTAAAESMISEIEAAKKAGDTLGGVVEVVVHGLPIGLGSHVSGDDRLDAQLAGALMGIQAIKGVEVGDGFETARRRGSVAHDEMVRGDDGVERRSNRAGGLEGGMTNGQPLRIRAAMKPISTVPRALSTVDMEDGSAATAIHQRSDVCAVPAAGVVAESMVALVLARAVLQKFGGDSLAETRRNVGGYLDAVAERLDWATDEA from the coding sequence ATGATCAGCGACGTGCTGAAGTGGACCACTGCCGGAGAATCGCATGGCCAGGCCCTCGTGACGATCGTCGAGGGCGTCATCGCGGGCGTCGAGGTGACGAGCGACGAGATCGCCTCGCAGCTCGCCCGCCGCCGCCTGGGCTACGGCCGCGGGGCGCGGATGAAGTTCGAGGCCGACGCCGTCCGGGTCCTGGGCGGGGTCCGCCACGGCCGGACCATGGGATCGCCCGTGGCGATCGAGGTCGGCAACTCCGAGTGGCCCAAGTGGGAACAGATCATGTCGGCGGACCCCGTCGACCCCGAGGCGATCGACGACAAGGCCCGCGCGGCCCGTCTGACCCGCCCGCGGCCCGGTCACGCCGACTTCTCCGGGATGCTCAAGTACGACTTCGACGACGCCCGTATGGTGCTCGAGCGCGCCAGCGCCCGGGAGACAGCCGCCCGGGTGGCGGCCGGAACGGTGGCCCGCGCGGTCCTGCGGGACGTCCTCGGGGTCGAGGTGCTCTCCCACGTCATCTCCATCGGCGCCTCCGAGCCCTACGTCGGTCCCGAACCGACCTACGCCGACCTCGAGGCGATCGACGCCAGCCCGGTCCGGGCCTTCGACACCGCGGCCGCCGAGTCGATGATCTCGGAGATCGAGGCCGCGAAGAAGGCCGGCGACACCCTCGGCGGCGTCGTCGAGGTGGTCGTCCACGGACTCCCGATCGGCCTCGGCTCCCACGTCTCCGGCGACGATCGGCTGGACGCCCAGCTGGCCGGCGCCCTCATGGGGATCCAGGCGATCAAGGGTGTCGAGGTCGGAGACGGGTTCGAGACCGCGCGCCGCCGTGGCAGCGTGGCCCATGACGAGATGGTCCGCGGGGACGACGGAGTCGAGCGCCGCAGCAACCGTGCCGGGGGCCTCGAGGGCGGCATGACCAACGGTCAGCCCCTGCGTATCCGGGCGGCGATGAAGCCGATCTCCACCGTCCCCCGCGCGCTGAGCACGGTGGACATGGAGGACGGTTCCGCCGCCACGGCCATCCACCAGCGCTCGGACGTGTGTGCGGTGCCGGCGGCCGGCGTCGTCGCGGAGTCGATGGTCGCCCTCGTGCTGGCCCGCGCCGTCCTGCAGAAGTTCGGTGGTGACTCGCTTGCGGAGACCCGTCGCAACGTCGGGGGCTACCTCGACGCGGTCGCCGAGCGGCTGGACTGGGCGACGGACGAGGCATGA
- a CDS encoding shikimate dehydrogenase, producing the protein MGADPGGPPRSAAVLGHPVDHSLSPVLHGAAYRALGLDGWTYERIDCDAERLSSVVASSPADRIGYSVTMPGKFAALASADDVSERARIVGSANTLVRRAGGWFADCTDVDGVTGALAAFGDLPPAPTAVVLGVGGTARPVLAGLAEAGATRVVLASRRDNAGPAAECGRALGLDVHTVLLTDPSLPGEISRADVLVNTVPEPGVRDLTDLVAHARRLFDVLYDPWPTVAGAVASRAGVPVVGGDVMLLNQAFGQVELFTGMPAPREAMAAALSGVLGR; encoded by the coding sequence GTGGGCGCTGACCCCGGGGGTCCGCCACGGTCGGCCGCCGTCCTGGGCCACCCGGTGGACCACTCGCTGTCCCCGGTCCTGCACGGCGCCGCGTACCGGGCCCTCGGGCTCGACGGATGGACCTACGAGCGCATCGACTGTGACGCCGAGCGTCTGTCGTCGGTGGTCGCCTCGTCGCCCGCGGACCGCATCGGGTACTCGGTCACGATGCCCGGCAAGTTCGCCGCCCTCGCCTCGGCCGACGATGTGAGTGAGCGCGCCCGGATCGTCGGGAGCGCCAACACCCTCGTCCGGCGGGCCGGCGGTTGGTTCGCCGACTGCACCGACGTCGACGGGGTGACCGGGGCTCTCGCCGCGTTCGGGGATCTGCCCCCGGCGCCCACCGCGGTCGTCCTCGGCGTGGGCGGGACCGCACGCCCCGTCCTGGCGGGCCTCGCCGAGGCCGGCGCCACACGCGTGGTCCTGGCGTCCCGGCGCGACAACGCCGGTCCCGCGGCCGAGTGTGGCCGGGCCCTTGGGTTGGACGTCCACACCGTCCTGCTGACCGACCCCTCGCTGCCCGGGGAGATCTCCCGCGCCGACGTGCTGGTCAACACCGTGCCCGAGCCGGGGGTCCGCGACCTCACCGATCTGGTGGCACACGCCCGGCGACTGTTCGACGTGCTCTACGACCCCTGGCCCACCGTTGCCGGCGCGGTCGCCTCGCGGGCCGGGGTGCCGGTCGTGGGCGGGGACGTCATGCTGCTCAACCAGGCTTTCGGCCAGGTCGAACTGTTCACCGGGATGCCGGCGCCGCGCGAGGCCATGGCGGCGGCCCTGTCGGGAGTCCTCGGCCGGTGA